TTCACCATGTTAATTTAAAACTAACATAGAGGGGAACAAAATTGCACCATCACTTTAAAATGACATCCAGGGGATCTAACTTGCGTGAGTATATCTCCAAGACACATAATGAACAATAAGAAGTCATTTTGAGATATAAAAAATCGAATGAAAGGATTAGCCCACCTAAGTTATTTAGATAGGACAAAAGTAGTTTGTGTATCAAGAATATCTGCTTCAATGTTCAAAAGACAATGCCAAATGATTACATGGATTAAAAACAAACCTTTATAATCCTCAAGACTGAAAATAGAAGCAAACTCCTCATTATGAGCCTGCAAAAGGAATACCACGTTGTTAAGAGACCATTCAAGGAGATACAGCATGAATAATGAAGCCCACCGAAAGTAGATTGTTCTTTCCCGAAAGAGGGATTCCTTTCTCTACATTTGCACAAAGAAACCTCAACATGAAGTATTTCTAGTTCAAAGGAGCAAAATACTTGGTTAAGCATGTCTTATATATCATAATCTGTGCATTACAACtctacaacaacatactcagtatattcCCACAAGTGGAGACCCGTTCCGTGCATTACAACTCTAAAATAtccaaaacaagaaaagaaatactacaaattTAACTgcaattaaggaaataacatttTTTGTATAATCTTCTTTACCCACCCACCCCCCACTTCCAAACGATCTCTTTAGCACTTTCTAGCTACAAAACAAGTTCAAAGGTCAGATTAACTTGTGTAACTCAAAAAAACTTGGAAGGCAAAGACAAGCCACAAGTTATATCTCAATTAGGATGTCGTTGTATGACAACTGTAATGCTTCTTTCCAGATTAAAAATAATGTTATTTCCTTTTATTGGTCAGCGCAAGAAATATAGATAATCATAATTTAACACAAAATACCAGGCAATGACACAAGGGATTTAtataaacaaaaaggaaaatgtcCAGCATTGCTAGCTACGTTACTTGTAAATAGTATTCTGAAAATCAATCCTGAGCTGACAATAAGGAAACACAACAGGGAACTCCTACTACGGACTGTGCAATACATGCACCACAAATTTACCAGACAAGTAGCCCTATGTTAAAGCTTAAGAGAAGCTGCAACagccaaaatgaaaaaaaagctGCAAAACTAGAAAATGTATATCCCTGTAAAAGATGAAAAATTTCTGAACCTGAATCTGCAGCAACAATTGTTCTTGTGCCTCAAGGTTTCGAGCAATTTCTTCACAAATATGATCATATTTTGCAATCTCCTTCCTGAAAAGATCCTCATGGGAGCCAGTGGATGTCATCAATTTCGGAAGTATATCATCCTGAGAAATATCATACAGCAGATATTAAAAATTGAATTGCATAGTTAGATCCCACAAATCCTGGATAAACGACGAAGCAGAGCAAATACCAACGCACAAAGATGTTGCAAGTGGAACACAAATGTCAAATAATAAGCACAAAGGCAAATTCATATTACGCGACCTGTTCTTGAGATGATGAAGCGCAAACTAATGCCAGTGGAGTAGCCTTAAACGTATGTCTCCACATTTTATGAAAAGCCTGATCTATCCCTCTTTCTTCATACACTCACAAAGAATTTCCTTTTGATTTACCAAGGAAATGGAAGTTGCGAGATCACATTCTTATACATAATTAAAAGAAGCTGCATAACCAAATTAGCCTCCCTCCCCCACCCCAAATTAGCCTCCCTCCCCCACCCAACAATGAGATTCTCAGTCAATGAAGAAATTCCCCCTTTTTTCTTTGAACGGGTAAAGGGTTAATGAAGAGCTTCCCTTGATGTGATGTAAGCAAACTATCCCTTTGAATTTGTAAAGAAAATGTATCTTATGCCTAACTCAACTCCAAAAGCTAGCTCATTAGGTGAAGAttgcccaagaccatataaggaaCAACAACCCATTGCCTCAATCAATGTGGGACATCCTAACATCCCCCTACACGCCCAGGATCAGACATCTAGAACGTGGACAATGTAACAATTGAGGCCCAACATTGGGTAAACCAAGAATAAGGATAGTTCTAATTCTAATAGCATGTAAATAAATGGGTATTGAGCCTAACTCAATCCAAAGCTAGCTAATGAGGTGAGAATTGCCAAGACTATATACGGAGACAATAGTCCATTCCCCTAACCAATGTGGAATATTctaacaaaattaaaagaccgGCTCTTATTCCTATTTTTAGGAGTAGATTGAAAGGCTTATCACATCTCCTACTGCTGCTCTCGCCCCGTCAACCACAAATAAGATGAGCAAATATGAATCCATTGGACAAAAAGTCAATCCACTGATGGAAGAACCTGCACAAGGAGAATTCCTAATCCAAGGATTCATTCAGGGTGGCCAACAACAAGTGAGATCTCACAACAAATATGTTTGTCCATGGCCTCTATCATTCAggtattatattatttatatcatGTTAATACACTCAATAATTGTGGAGCAGCAGATTAAGAGGATAGGCACTAGCAAAGAGTTATATCTTCATCACTTGCTAGGATGAAAGAGATCATACTTATTTAACCCCCCTATGAGAAAAATTAATGAACCAAAGATGGCTAAAGTTTTATCCTGAAAAAGATGTCCACATCTACCTAATAGAATTCAACTTTGCAGAGCATATAATTCAAAAGGAATCTTGTTATACCTTCCTCTTCATCTCTTTCAGCATATCTTCCAGTCCAGCCCGCTGAGCACCAAGCGTTTCTAAATGCCTCTGCAAATTTAAGCAACAAAGACTTCAGAGAGTCCACTCGAATAATTTAAGTTGCAACAACATAAAGCTTCTACATCGAAATAAGACAAATAACTCTTTCCAAGGCAGATTGGAGGGAAGTTCTGCAGTGTTTTCTACAGTTAATATATCCAAAATATTTACAGACCATTTCCTTCGGtaatttttaaaatcattttgtAACATGTATAATACCCTAAACACTTCACATTACTTTGTATCCAAAAATGATCCTTGCAATGTACAGTTGATCTATATTATTGTTCAAAGACCACTTCTCAATCGCAAAATGGGCATCAAAGGATTTCAAACTAGAAATAATGGGCAGTAAGTGctcaaaaatcatccatgaaagtTGTTTTGAAGTTCGAAGTATGATGATGTTCAATTTTATAGTATTATTAATATTCACTAGTAAAAAAAACTTAATGCACACTGGGACATCAATTTTCAAATTGTCTACTTGTAACAAGAAATGAAAACCGAGAAGAAAATTACACACTTTTCAGACTGAACGAACTTGCGCTATTTTTTTTGGATAAGGGAAAGAATGCTTttatacccaaaaaaaaaaaaggcgaTGATATATACATTGACCAGTAAGGCCTTCCAACAGAACAGGTTTTAGTCACTCAAGAAACATGGTTGCAACATAAAGCATCGGCTAAGAAACACAATAAAACCAAATAACACAAATGTAGCGACACTAATTCATATTACCAAGCTCTGCTTCAGAGCCCCCACAATGGCATCTTCAGTGGCGTCCAAAGACATTATTGGTCTTTCCAAGGTTGGAAGAGCAGATTCGATCTGTCAAAGGGAAAAATGCACGTGTCAGGACTCAGCTTCTCCTCAATATAAATAATAGTGCTCACATTGTAAGCACTGGATTCAGTGATGAAGTTTTGCAATAATAACATGATGTACATGTACAGTAAACCACAGATTGAGCCAAGTCCCAAACATGAGATCAAAATCAATGACCAAAGGCTCCAACTCTAGTATGCATTTTAACCTGATAAAAAACCCTTAAAGTGAACAGTGACAGAAGATACCAAATATATAGTATGGAAGCATCAGGCGTCTTACTAAGCCCTCACAGTGGTACAAGCTTGTCAAGTGGTTTATCGAATTCACTATCTCCATTGCCAGATAGAATTTGATAACTAACCTCGAAAGTACAACCTAATACTATGAGTCTACCTACAAATAAATACAAGAGCCAGGCCGTTTGATTATTTTTATGTGCATTGATGAGTCAAGCCCGTGACAAAGCCGGGTAAGAACTTGAAGTGGCCAAATGAGACATGACATGACTAGTTATGCAAAATTAGCTTAAAAACAGGCTTCAAATGATAGATACGTACTGGATGGCGGTCAAGGATTGACATGAGTGCTGCATGATCCCTTACTGATCGCTCAATCCTGGCATCACTTTCTGCAGCTTGCTTCAGGTTAGCTGCAAACCTATTTAACCTGTCCAGCAAGTTCTTTGTTAAGGTAGTAGATTGAGGCCTTGTCCATCGTGTTCCAAATTGAGTTCTAAATTGTGCATCTTCTGTTGCTTCTTTTTGCAAATGTTCCTCGGTCTGGACCAGCAACTCCTGGTTCACCCTCTTCAAATCTCTGAGTTGCTGCAGCTCAGCATCCAAACCAGCTGGACCACCACAAATTTGCACTGCCTCTACATCTTCTTTTAAGGCCAAAGGTAGAGATAAATTCCCATCCAAGGCAAGAATAGAATCAGGCAAGTCCATTTCTCTAAGCCTCACTCGAGCTAGCTCGCTCCCCTGTTGTAACTTCTCGGCTTGAGTCCTGATGACGTCATCAACCATCTCAGTGTACCTAGAAAGAGCTTTAGCACTGTTGTCTGGGACAAGACTTGCAAACATCTTCTCCTTGCTAGCATCCAGAACATCATTCATCTGCATAGGCTTGACCAAGGAAAATGCTGGAAGTGGTGACAGAGAACTGGCTGGTGGAACCCTCATGAGGTagactctatcattttccttcatAGCCTTCTCCAAGTTTAGATTTAAACTAGCTTCTAGCTTATTCATTGCATCCAAGAGCTGCTGTGCTGCTCCCCTTGGAGATGTTTTTCTTGCCTCAGACAAGGCATTGACCCCGCTCTTCAACCTCGCAATTTCCTCAgcaatttcttctttctcatGGAGCTCTAGACTGTACCTATAACAGGCCTCGGCATAAAATAGTGCTGCCTTAAGTTGAACGTGAGCTAGCCAAGCCTTGTCAAAGTGCTGGTTCAGAGGTGCAACACTTAATGCTGCCAAAGCTTCCTCATAAAACAATCCAACCTGTGATAGAACATTCATTTTATTTCAACATCAATGCTGCATCAATTGCTACATCCAAGCACTTGAGTAAGATCCAATTCGAACATTCCAATGGTTTGGCCAAACTATGATAATTTATAACTTATAAGCTAAATATGTGTTGAGATGCTATTTACAGGGAGCcatggagcaacggtaaagttgtctccgtgacctataggtcacgggttcgagccgtggaagcaaccactaatgcttgcattaggctAGACCATCTACATCACACCCTTTGGGTGCTTCTCCAGACCCTGTGTAaatgcgggatgctttgtgcaccggctGCCTTTTTTCTTATGCTATTTAATATTTACAGGGAATAACATGTGCAATAAACTAAGAACCAAAATTTTGAAGGAACTAGACAAACCCCAACTCATACATGCCTTCTCCAGTGAACTATTTTGAGTTTGAACTTAAAATTCGAAACCAACAAATCCAATAAGAAACTCCTTACCAAACCCCGACTCTCAGGCTGCATATGCCAACAAACCTGTAGAATAGCCTTTTATAATTCATAGATGAGTTTATTCTGACCAAACTTCAATCCAAGCCTTATTACATCTAGGAATGCGGAGGATTGTCATTACTATTTATCAGAAATATGTGCACGTTAACATTACAAAAGTTGCACAGACCCTAGGAAATCCCCTCGCTGGCTAGTAAATATTACCTACTAATTATCTAAGGAAGGTTTTAATTCCTAAAATGAGAAGAAATCTTGTTAACTTGCGACCTAATAATGATGTACAgcaatgtgacaaatgtcaagaACTCAACTCAATCTCACAGAtacgttttctttttctttataagTAAACCTCATACAACACCTATTAAGTGGCATATtttaaaagagaaggaaaaataaacCTGTCTTGAAATCTTTGCACAGACACCAGGAGTGTTTCCCTTGGCAATGCTATTCTCAAAAACACACTCCTGCGCCTGAGCCAACATAAGTCTTTCCAGCATCCCAGCACATTCGACTGAGACATCAACAGTGGTGGAGCTACCCATTGATGCCTTCATTGCCACATT
The nucleotide sequence above comes from Nicotiana tabacum cultivar K326 chromosome 12, ASM71507v2, whole genome shotgun sequence. Encoded proteins:
- the LOC107770763 gene encoding ALG-2 interacting protein X-like (The RefSeq protein has 8 substitutions compared to this genomic sequence), which gives rise to MAAPSSTTNVMLSISEKKTVSVDLYRPLRNYIIYNYSEREAQNIEDDLQTLKEYRSDIERAGSTDSSSSLPARRDLLQNYYKALCAVESRFPISPDQDHINSVTFTWFDAFKNKNKAAQQNIHLEKAAVLFNLGAVHSQMGLGFDRSSVEGRRQASHSFIAAAGAFAFLRDNVAMKASMGSSTTVDVSVECAGMLERLMLAQAQECVFENSIAKGNTPGVCAKISRQVGLFYEEALAALSVAPLNQHFDKAWLAHVQLKAALFYAEACYRYSLELHEKEEIAEEIARLKSGVNALSEARKTSPRGAAQQLLDAMNKLEASLNLNLEKAMKENDRVYLMRVPPASSLSPLPAFSLVKPMQMNDVLDASKEKMFASLVPDNSAKALSRYTEMVDDVIRTQAEKLQQGSELARVRLREMDLPDSILALDGNLSLPLALKEDVEAVQICGGPAGLDAELQQLRDLKRVNQELLVQTEEHLQKEATEDAQFRTQFGTRWTRPQSTTLTKNLLDRLNRFAANLKQAAESDARIERSVRDHAALMSILDRHPIESALPTLERPIMSLDATEDAIVGALKQSLRHLETLGAQRAGLEDMLKEMKRKDDILPKLMTSTGSHEDLFRKEIAKYDHICEEIARNLEAQEQLLLQIQAHNEEFASIFSLEDYKANRERIYNQIEAAISKYREIKDNINEGLKFYVTLQEAITNVKQQCSDFVMTRSIQCREMIEEVQRQISGLSFQDSKSSSGYAYPSVGQPQQAPRANPQLPADTGNIPNHPRPQNPTYQPPQQPTMPGYSQTSPYGSPQPPAPPYNFPGQGQPYPHPQHQQQPPQSHEYGQPAYPGWRGPYYNAPPQQPGAMPRPPYTAPSPYPHPPPHQSGYYRQ
- the LOC107770763 gene encoding ALG-2 interacting protein X-like isoform X1, translated to MAAPSSTTNVMLSISEKKTVSVDLYRPLRNYIIYNYSEREAQNIEDDLQTLKEYRSDIERAGSTDSSSSLPARRDLLQNYYKALCAVESRFPISPDQDHINSVTFTWFDAFKNKNKAAQQNIHLEKAAVLFNLGAVHSQMGLGFDRSSVEGRRQASHSFIAAAGAFAFLRDNVAMKASMGSSTTVDVSVECAGMLERLMLAQAQECVFENSIAKGNTPGVCAKISRQVGLFYEEALAALSVAPLNQHFDKAWLAHVQLKAALFYAEACYRYSLELHEKEEIAEEIARLKSGVNALSEARKTSPRGAAQQLLDAMNKLEASLNLNLEKAMKENDRVYLMRVPPASSLSPLPAFSLVKPMQMNDVLDASKEKMFASLVPDNSAKALSRYTEMVDDVIRTQAEKLQQGSELARVRLREMDLPDSILALDGNLSLPLALKEDVEAVQICGGPAGLDAELQQLRDLKRVNQELLVQTEEHLQKEATEDAQFRTQFGTRWTRPQSTTLTKNLLDRLNRFAANLKQAAESDARIERSVRDHAALMSILDRHPIESALPTLERPIMSLDATEDAIVGALKQSLRHLETLGAQRAGLEDMLKEMKRKDDILPKLMTSTGSHEDLFRKEIAKYDHICEEIARNLEAQEQLLLQIQAHNEEFASIFSLEDYKGGDH